The Jaculus jaculus isolate mJacJac1 chromosome 1, mJacJac1.mat.Y.cur, whole genome shotgun sequence nucleotide sequence TTTGACCCTACCTTTCTTACCCTCCTGACTACCCAGTGAACAAACAGCTTGCAGATAAGGAGCGAGTGGCGGCTGCGCTGGAGAACACCCACCTGCTAGAGGTTGTGAATCAGTGTCTGTCAGCCCGCTCTTGAGCCTGGCTTTTGGTCTCAAGCCTGCACACTGGTGTCCTGGCCCAAGCTCCACCTAGAGCTCATGGCTCTGTTTTCTTGAATCACTGGCAATGAGAAACCAACATTGTGCATTTTGTAATAAACCCTTAATTTATATTCACTTCCCAGGTTGCCTGAGTGTCTTTTATCTTTGTAGAATTATGTGGAATGGGGAGGGGTAGTGTAGAATTATGTGGAATGGGGAGGGGTAGTGTAGTAGTGAGTGCCTTCTCAGTGTGAATCCACTGGTGTAGTTCATTATTTCTAAAAGCTCTGGTGTTTTGATTAGGGAAGTTGCAAGTACAAAATAGTGACAGGTTTGGTTACccggtacccaagtaaagccagatgcacaagtggcacatgtgtctggagttcattcacagtggcaggaggccctgatgtgctcatactctcccccttctctctcttgttctctctctgtcagactgcctctctcaaatagataaaatataaaaatgaaagaataataaataaatatacttggaCACCCAGTACCACCAGTAGATTCAATTCAGTAGATTTAGGTGACCTGTTGCAACATTGGccttatttatgtgtgtttatataatacataatatttttagAGCAGTGTACAGAAACATGACCCTTCACTTTAAAACACCTGTGTCCTACATCTATAAGCCTTTATAACCATAATTCTTTCATCTAGCAAAAAGGAGGGAAGTTCCTCAATACTGTCTAAGATCCAGTCTTACAGACATTTCCCAGAAGTGGTTATCAGGCCCAGTCAAGGTTTATGTATTGcatttgtttatttccatttagCTTCTAtagttttctccccccccccactgtgtTGTCAGATTTCTATCATTACAACAAATACCTAAAGTAAGCAACTTATAAAGAAAATGAGTTTATTTTGATTCATAGTTTTGGAGGTCATCAGTCCATGGTTAGTTGACCCTGTTGCTTTGGAACCTGGCTGGGTGCTTGTCATATGTTCTTCCCTCCTGCCATTTTGGTTTCTGTGTGTGGCCCAAGCTAgatttgaactcactgtgtagcccagcttACCTGGGACTcccagtcctgcctcagcctcctgagtattgggattatacatgtgagccaccattcctggcttggcAAATCAGTTTTGAGGGCTAGCTAACACTGAGCCTGCCCTGAGTGTGGGCATTGGAAGAGGGCTTTACATTTACTGCCTCGGAGTCAGTACTCCATCTAGCCCTGTGCAGTGGTTCCCAGTTTGCAGGTGAGAAATGAGCTTTTAGAATAGTTTCCTGAAGACTTCCAGCTGAGTAAATAAAGGTGCTACTCAACTGGCAGGGGGCGCTGTGGGCTCCACAGAAGGGCCTAAGCCCACCCCAGACCCCAGCTGTTGTCTTCACAGTTCCCTCTGAGCAAGTGTGTCCTGGCCACCTGATGGCTGAGGCCATGCTGAACCATGTGACTGCCCAAGACCAAGGAGATGAGGCTGTCAGTCCATGACACTGAATTTCATCATTGGTGATATGTAGTGAAGCTAGGGAAATCTCTTGGGACTGCTCTGTGCAAATATAAACTGGCCTTGGGCTTATCTCAGATGATCTTCCAGGCACTGGATCCCCCATTTCCACATATGAGGCAGCTGAATGTTTCAGAGATACAAGTGACCCACCGGGGTGATTAAGCCCAAGGAGTCTTCCTGAGCTGCAGGCCTCACCACATGTGAGCCTCTGCCTGCCAGGCCCCATGTGTCTGAAGTGGCCACGGTGAAGTGGGGGAGAGCATCGCATGGTAGACAGGTGTTGCTGAGTCATTTTATTGGCTCTTCTGGTGGCCAGGCCACAGTGGATGAGGGACATCAAGTGGCTAGCCTTTTGGAGAGTCCCCTTGACAGTCTTGACTCATCTGTGCCTGGTCCCTGGATGCTTGCAGGACACCATCTGTGCATTCTGGACCAGCACCAGAGGAACTTTCTGGAACCCCAGTGGCTGTATGAGGACGCAGTGGTATGCATGTATCAGGTGGTTTAAGATCTCTGAAACCCTCCATCAGGCACATCTGGCCTCTGCTATTTCTGGCCTGTGAACCATCAGGCCTTGGTTACTATATctacacatttatatttatatacacattaGGAATAACAAATCATAGCTAAATGAGATTGGCCCAGGGATCAGatgacatatgaacacacatagcTATGTCTATTTTGGCTTATCCTGCACAAGGGTCTGAATTCCACCTTGGAATAGAGCAGAGGCCCGAGGGCATGGGGGCTGTGGTGTAAGGAGGGGTGGGGACTCAAGTCAAGCTGCATTaggtacttttctcattgctgtgacaaagtacctgacaagcAACGtaagggagaaaggatttattttggcttacagttggaGAGGATACAACCTATTACGGGGGGAAGGCATGGCCTCagaagtgtgaggcagctggtcgcGTTGCACCTGTAGTTGGACAATAAAGAGATGAATGTTGGTGCCCactgtctttctccttttctcttgaaCCCCAGCCCATAGACtagtgctgcccacattcaagaTGGGTCTTGAGGTGGcgggatggctcagctgttaaggtgctttcctgcaaaggctaaggacccaggttcagtttcccaataccaatgtaaagccagatgctcaaagtggcacatgcacctggagttcatttatagtggcttaaggccctggtgcacccacattcattcattcattcattctctacctccttgcaaataaaattaaaaaaaaaaagatgggtctTCCTTATTTACAGCTTTCTGTAAACACTATCGTAGACACACTCAGAGGcatgtttctatggtgattctaagtccAGTTAAACTGGCAATGAAGATTAATGACCAGCCAAATTCTTTTTTCAACATTTAGTCATctcagggaagaggagagagcttGGGGGTCCCACAAAGaagaaatgggggtggggaagaattACCTGTATTTTTTGTGGAATCTCTAGCCTCCTGGGTAAACCATCATTGTAAAGAAAGTGAAGCAGAAGCAAGAGACAATCTATGGATTCACTCAACCTACCCCATCCAACCAAGGCTGATGGGAGTAGGTGTGCCTGCTAAGATGGTAGCATGTATCAGTCCTGAGCCACTGCCAGGGAGACATTATCCTGGTCTACACAGAATGAAACTGAGGCTTGGGCAAGACAAATGGGCAGAGGTGAAACTGCTAGTGGGGGACAGAGGGTCCTAGGGCTGGTTCCAGCCATAGTTTGTATCTTCTGGGCAGCCAAGTTCAGCCAAGAGACCTGGGGTGACCTGGTAATGAGAATGGAACTGTCTCAAGGTCATGTCCTGATATTGGATCCTAGGGCTTCTGGTTATACCTAGACTTGTGATGATGTTCTTTGGTCTGTTGAGACAGTCACCAGAATGCCTGGGGTCTGAGTGGCCCTGTGTGGATGCTGTTTCCTTGGCAATGAAGACACACTGCTGAAGTCAAAAGCTCAGATTACAAGAGGGGAAAGCCAGGCCTGTTTCCCTGCATAGCCCCTGCTGGGAAGGTTCATAGCTACCCCCACACCTATTTTCTGCCAGACACTCTTCTGGGACACCTAAGGGTTCTTTCCAGCCATACAGTGCGTGGGGGAGGGGTATTCATAAATAACTAGCCAGGATTCCTGATGGGAAGCAGTATGCTGTCTCTAGAAACATCTGTCCTGTGAGGGAAGGCTGAGCCCATGACTGTCTCTTACCACTGAATTTtatccaaaaagccaaagccagcaTGGGGTGTTCAGGCTGTCATAATTACCTTCCACCATTAAGAGAATGCCTATGCCCCTCAGCCTAGTTCCTGCCTACTTTGGGGACCCCAAGAGCAAGAAGGCCCGGCATGGACCTTTCCAGTATAACCTTACCTAGCCAGGTTCTCCTCAATCCAAGGTCCTCTTAGGTGTTGCCAAGGAAACTGGTGCAGCAGTTAGAAAGTCTGGCCCAGGTCTCCATGACAACCTGCTATGGCCTACTAGGGTCGTCTATCAGTGATGTCACCTAAGCCTCAAGTGGATGCCCTCTCACCTCATTATAATCAAACGTCAGAATCTGATAGCAAGTCTGTCTCAAAGTACTTCACAGCCTGTCCACCCCCAGTTCTCCCCTAAGAGATGAGCAAGAGGGGAAATAGGTCATGATGCCCAATTTATGGCTATGTACCCTGGGGCTgggagagccagagccagagccagagccagagccaggacTAGACAGCCTCCCCatatcctctccttccctccgaGCACCCTACCCAGTTCTTGCCCGACATTGGAGAGGGGTGAGCTCTGGGCAGTGGTGGCTTTGACCTTTCCCACTGCTTGCCTACACTCTGCATTTATGTGTCCTGTGTAGTGCATTGAGCAGAAGGTCCAGTCTGGGGCTAGGGAAGCACAAAGAACCTGAAGACTATGAAGGGGGTAGCTCCTGGTGTCCCACACTGTCAGCCTGGATCTCCCCAACCCTGGGCAACCTCCAGCCCAGGAGCAGAATAGCCAAGGCAGATATTTTTAGCAGAGTTGCTGGCAGCTGCTTGGCAATGCTAGGAGGTGGGGTGGGGACTGAGttcatcttttcccttctctggACCTGTCTTCCCTCTGCCGAATACAAGCTAGGCACTAACAGAGGATTCCCCTTCCCCAGATACCCTCTCAGAGCTCCCCGGGATATTGGGTAACCAGCCCCTCACCCTGAAGGGACAGTCTTCTTCAGGAGAATCTTCCCACTCCCCAGAACACAGAGGGGGATAAACTAGTTGAAGCTAGAGTAAGTGTTGCATAAGTGTTGAAGGTTAGAAAGACCAGTTTAGGACCCCCTAAATTCTAGCTACAATCTGGACCTGTGAGGAGTGGGTGTTAAGGCCTGGGAGTGTTGAGTCCATAACTGGCCTACTGGTTTGGGTAAAGGACAGTCCTGAGCCAGGAAAGGGAGAATTCACTCTTAAAGGGCCAGACCTAATTTTCCCCAGAGGGAGTGGTGCTTGGCTGGTCCAGTTTACCCGCCTGTATCCTCCCCATCACGCTCCTTCTCAAAACACACTCCCgctcttccctcccttttctcaGCTACCTGCCCCGCCCCCGGCGGGTGTGAGGTCCTAGAAGGAAGGTGGGGGATTCCCGGGGGCGGGTAGACACGTCAGCCCCGCTGCGGCGCGGACCGGGGACAGGAGCGGGGGCGGGATGGGGGCGAGGGCGGAGGCGGGCGGAGGTTTAAATAGGCTGCCCTCGAGCCGGGACCCAGAGCCAGCCCAGGGGCTGTGGAGGCAGCAGAGCCAGGCTGCACCGGCGCCAGCGACAAGGGTCCAAGTGTCTGAACCCAGATCTGCCAGTGGGTTGGAGCCCGGATCCCGGTCCTGACCGCGTCTGTGTGCGAGTGGTTGAGTATTTGGGTGAGGGATGAATAGGCCAGGCCCAGTTGGGTCAAGGATTAAGGGCGCAAAGGCCCCGCTGGCTGGCAGTGGGTACCAGAGAGGGTTAGGGCAGGTCCTCTGGCCCGAGCATCTTTCTTGACTCCCGGGTCCTGCCTCTTCCACAACCCAGGTTGCCATCTCTCTGTTCCTGGTTGCCCAAGACCCCGTGGGACGCGATGACCCTGAATGGCAACGGCAGCGCAGCGGGTGGGAGCCGCGGCGCGGGCCGGGAGCGCGAGCGCCGTCGGGGCAGCACCCCCTGGGGCCCCGCGCCCCCGCTGCACCGCCGGAGCATGCCGGTGGACGAGCGCGACCTGCAGGCGGCGCTCACGCCCGGCGCCCTGGCAGCCGCTGCGGCCGGAAAGGAGACCCAGGCTCCCAGGCCCGACTGGCCCGAGGGCGGCTCCTCCGACTCGCTCAGTTCGGGAGGCAGCGGCTCGGACGAGAGCGTCTacaaggtgctgctgctgggagCGCCCGGCGTGGGCAAGAGCGCTCTGGCACGCATCTTCGGTGGCGTGGAAGATGGGTCCGAAGCAGAAGCGGCAGGTGAGGGCATCCGGCTGTTcaaggagagggggggggggtcccagagTGGGGAAGGGGCACTGGAAGGCTGGGACCCTGGACTGAAAGTGACAAATTCAATGGGATTTAGGACTCCTTCAGAATTATTTCTTTACCTTCCCATTTCAAGATGGGGAAAGGAAGCGAAAAGAGCCACTGCTAACTGTCCTCATACCGCTCCCCTCTTGGCCACATGCTAGTCCTTGGTAGGGAAGAAATGCCCAGAATAGAAGACCCAAAGGTTGGATATGACTTTTCTGTGGCATGGAGGCAGGACGTTCCTCCCTGCTACAGCTGGCAAGAACACAACCAGAGGGAGTGTCTAAGAGAGGAGCCTGAGGTGGCCAAGGTCTTTAGGGAGTTGTGACAGTCAGTATTCCAACTCCAGCTACTGTGATCACAGTTACGCTGGGCCcagacagcaggagggcaagGAACTCTGAAGTGGACACCCAGGGCATTGTTGGCTTGGGGGCAAGAAGGTGGAGGTCAGTTGTACTATGCCCTCTAGCCCTAGCTCCGGGCCTTGTCACTTCTGTTGCCCATAGCAGCCACCTACAAGTGCAGGGGAGCATTAAGGGGGCTCTGAGTACAAGTGGGAGGGTGTGGCCAGAATGGGAAGCTGGACagtgagggttttgttttgtttcgttttttgagagacagagagcaaaaatgggcatgccactgcctctagccacagcaaacaaactccagatgcatgtgccaccttattatgcatctggcttacatgggtactggggaattgaacctgggtccttaagcttctcaggcaagtgccttaaccactaagcaatctctacagccccagtgAGGGCTTTTCACAACAAACTGGTAACCTGATTTTTGGCCGTCTCCTGCTTAGGGCACACGTATGATCGGTCCATCACAGTGGATGGAGAAGAAGCATCACTCATGGTCTATGACATTTGGGAGCAGGTAGGATGCAGGCTTGGACCCCAGGTGGAGGGTGGAGGAAGAAATGAGTGGGAGTAGAGTCCCACCAGGAGTGACAGGCTTCTGTAGGGGCACGAAGACTGCTGAataagtatgtgtgtgttctaGGATGGGGCCCGCTGGCTGCCTGGTCACTGCATGGCTATGGGAGATGCATATGTCATTGTGTACTCAATAACGGACAAGGGCAGCTTTGAGAAGGCCTCAGAACTTCGAGTCCAGCTGCGTCGGGCACGGCAAACAGACAATGTGCCCATCATTCTTGTGGGCAACAAGAGTGACCTGGTGCGCTCTCGTGAGGTCTCCGTGGACGGTAAGCAGGCAGAGGgtcaggaaagggagggagatccTGGCTGGGCTGTGAGCCAGTCAATCTTGGCTCAACTTGAGTCTCTGGGGAGCATCAGTGGCTAAAAATGTTCAGGAAGAAAACTTGGTGGAGGTGGGGATGGGGGCTGGTGGCTGCTGCTGGTCTACATGGCTCCCAAAGGCCTGACAGGGCTGAGGAAAGAACAAGATCTGCTAGGGGAGCTTATACACCTCTGGGCACACTTCTCAACCGCTCCTTTGGCCCTGGCTTGACAGGTGTttgggagtgtgtgtgggggggggggaggggggagaagatGGAAGAGCATTCAGGGAATCAAGCTGGAAGTCAGAGCCTGATTTCAGAGTGAGCCTGGCTGATCCCTGGGCCCCATGCCCCATGCCCTAACACTGACCACTTCAGAGGAACTCAGTGGTGATTTGATCACATTGCTCCCACCCTGCCATCATAATGTAACATCAAATCATAAGACACTAGGCTATCAAAtagtttgttgttggttttttttttgtttttgtttttgttttgttttgttttttgaggtaggattttactttagcccaagctgacctggaatacattatgtagtctcagggtggctgcaaactcactgcagtcctcctacctttgcctcccaagtgctgggattaaaggtgtgtaccccaATGCCTAGCCCAGACCTTTTTTAAAACctctgatttttttattgttttatttatttatttactaaatatAGAGGGTCAGAGGATGAgggtcagagagaaagagtgcaccagggcctctagccactgcaaatgaactccagatgcatgcaccaccttatgcatctggctaacatggggcctgtagaatctaacctgtgtccttaggctcagagacaagcactttaatcgctaagccatctctccagccttaaacctcagattttaaataaatgaatgtcacCATTTGTGGGCCATCATTCTGGGGACTTCTTAAACTCTGTAGGCCCATTCGGCCTAGGGAATGGCCTAGCAATACCTGAGACCTTCAGTATGGGAGCTAGGGTTCCTGTGCTTCTGGAAAGGATCCAGAAATCCCTTTTTTGCTTTGTGGGAGGATTCACTAGTGGTAGCTGCCAAAGGCCAggatttgagtgtgtgtgtgggggggggggtctcactcttTGTTTATTGGTTCATGCCTGCCCCTACCATAACAGAGGGCCGGGCCTGTGCTGTTGTCTTTGACTGCAAGTTCATAGAAACATCAGCAGCGCTTCATCACAACGTCCAGGCACTGTTTGAGGGTGTCGTGCGCCAGATACGCCTGCGCAGGGACAGCAAAGAGGACAATGCACGACGGCAAGCTGGTACCCGGCGACGAGAGAGCCTTGGCAAGAAGGCGAAGCGCTTCCTGGGCCGCATTGTAGCACGCAACAGCCGCAAAATGGCCTTCCGTGCCAAATCCAAGTCCTGCCATGACCTCTCAGTTCTCTAAGGTCCCATGTGGGCAGACCATGGACGGGCTGATGGACTGGCCCAGCCAAGTGCCCTAGGTGCCTCAGGGCTGGCCTACCTTCTGTGCTCCTCAGAGCTGCCAGCTGGGTGCAGCCCACGTCATGGTCATGGACAGACTGATAGTGTTGCCCCGAGAGGCAGCTCCCAGTGGCTGATGAGGGCTGGCTCTACAGAGCTGCATGTGCAGGCCCACGTGCATGCCAAGCAGTAGCCCAAGCCAGCCGGTGATTGGGACTCTACCTTTCTTCACCTGGGTGTATGTGCCCTGGAGGGAGGCTGTTCAGTATGGTTGCTATTTGTTTATATGCTGATTTTTGTAATAAAGACTATTTCCTGACAAATCACTCTGTTGACTGTCTCTCCCATCTGGGGGCTTTAGGAAAAGGAAGAGCTTCTGAAAGTGAGAAATCAGGGCTCTATGCCCACACAGCCTAGTGTGTAGTTTTCATGGTCCCAGTAATTGACCTGGACATAGCCAGCCGGATGGAGGGGATAGAGGAGTAGCCTGGCCTGTGGGTGGACGGTGGGACATCCAAGGAACAAGAGGAGACAAAAACCCCCTCCCATCCCACTGTCCAGATCCTTCTGCACTGGGGCCTGGCATTGGCTAGCTAACTGAGATTTCTATTACTCTCCATACATgaagagaaaactgaggctgCCCAAAAGAACACAACTTCCTTTTGGATTCCACAGCCCTACAAGAATGCAAGGTCTGTCTCTACCTCTAATATTTCTACCAGCTCCATCCTGACTGGCTGGGAATCATCTGAGGTGGGGTCGGGGTGGGGAGACTTCAGAGAAGGTGTGTGGCTGGTGTTTCTTTACAAGTGGGAATGAGAGGCACTCAGGCATTGAAAATTCCCCCACTTACTGGATGAGGTTGGGCCCCTGGGGAGGAGGGAGTTGACTGTTTTCTCCTCTGATTGGCCAGCCTAATGTATTGGCTAATTTGTCTTTGGCAAGAATAGCTTCTTGGAGCCCTCTCCGCCTAGAACGCAGATCTTGCATTTGTGTAGGAAGGTATTCCTATGTAGCTGCCTCCCCACCCATCTACACCCATTAAGTTCCCCAGGCTGgtgtttttgttagttttttgaggtaggttctcattctagcccagactgacctggaattcactgtgtagtctcaggatggcctcaaacccatggcaatcctcctatctctgcctcctgagtactgggattaaagccatgcaccaccacacccagccccaggctgacttttaactttaaaattttatttatttattctattttattttattttgagagagagagagaatgggtgtgccagggcctctagcccctgcaaacgaactccagatgtgtgcaccaccttgagcatctggcttaagtgggtcctgtggaatcaaacctggatctttgggCTTCAttaaagcaagtgctttaatgccttagccatcgctccagccctggctttaaaCTTTTGATagcctgcctcggcctcctgagtagaTGGAATTACTGACCTTACATTGTGTCAGAGTTTGTCTATAGTACTCCATGCTGATCTACAGTTTCATCCTTCTGTAGTTTCAGTTACCCTTGATTAACTATAGCCTGCCTGAAAATatgaaatggaaaattccagcaATAAACAACTCAGGAGTTTTAAATCACATGATGATTTGAGTAGCATGATAAAATCTCAAACCATTTGTTTCTATGCCCTGGATGTGAATCATGCATTACCTAGAGGTTCCATACTATATCCTACCAGTGAGTCACTTAGAAGCCAGTTATTGGATTAACCATCCTGGTATCACCATGTTAGTCACCTGAGTAGCTATAGAGTAGTGACACTGGCAATTCAGATTTGACAAAGAGAAGCTGAGAAGTGTTTCCTTTAAGTAAAGGGATGTGTAGGCAGAAATACAGAATTCACAGGATTTGGTACTATCCACGGTCCAGGTATGCAGTAGAGGTCTTGGAGTGTCATTCTCATAGATTAAAAAAGGgttattacagggctggagagatagcttagtggttaaggcatttgcctgcaaagccaaaggatcctggtttgactctccaggacccacgtaagccagatgcacaaagtggcacatgcatctggagttcgtttgcagtggctggaggtgctggtgcacccattctctcctctctctcaaataaatttcatatatatatatatacatatatgtatgtatatatatatatatatatatatggtatacatatgatatatattataatatatattattatatataggcTATTACACATGGTTTCAGGAAAGAGTATCACCATTTGATAGATGGAAGGTGGCTGTGTGGTGACTGTTATATAAGTCTGTTCATTTCTAAGGCCTGGAGGCAGCCTGGGATAGCTTCTGAGAAGATCCCAGGCCAGAATTCACATGTTCCTTCATTCCACAGACCCCTGAAAACCATTGAGACCTGGTTAGAACCTCAATTGAAGCTTATTCAATGGCAAGGAGGTTCGAAGGCAATTCCTCAGTGTGTATGTGAGAGGAGACCTCTGAGAGTTCCCTACATG carries:
- the Rrad gene encoding GTP-binding protein RAD, with translation MTLNGNGSAAGGSRGAGRERERRRGSTPWGPAPPLHRRSMPVDERDLQAALTPGALAAAAAGKETQAPRPDWPEGGSSDSLSSGGSGSDESVYKVLLLGAPGVGKSALARIFGGVEDGSEAEAAGHTYDRSITVDGEEASLMVYDIWEQDGARWLPGHCMAMGDAYVIVYSITDKGSFEKASELRVQLRRARQTDNVPIILVGNKSDLVRSREVSVDEGRACAVVFDCKFIETSAALHHNVQALFEGVVRQIRLRRDSKEDNARRQAGTRRRESLGKKAKRFLGRIVARNSRKMAFRAKSKSCHDLSVL